One segment of Meleagris gallopavo isolate NT-WF06-2002-E0010 breed Aviagen turkey brand Nicholas breeding stock chromosome 8, Turkey_5.1, whole genome shotgun sequence DNA contains the following:
- the CCNJ gene encoding cyclin-J — MDRYDISIQQLHVVALSCLLLASKFEEKEDSVPKLEQLNSLGCMTNMNLVLTKQNLLHMELLLLETFQWNLCLPTAAHFIDYYLSIAVHETDLHDGWPMVCLEKTKLYMAKYADYFLEVSLQDHAFLNYAPSLVATACVASSRIILRLSPTWPTRLHHLTAYSWDFLVPCIERLLIAHDNDVKEANKQKGQHAQSAQHTVFQTPGPTAQQANVQPHIPQYLQAHQSSLQYHHQTSQQQNCQQIVSANHTASYPLQTCPAALQSSVQARSHVQTGAAMSLAVPLEVKPCISVSYNRSYQVNGRYSCVTPCFER, encoded by the exons ATGGATCGCTATGACATATCCATACAGCAGCTGCATGTGGTTGCTCTTTCCTGTTTACTTTTAGCAA GtaaatttgaagaaaaggaagacagTGTTCCCAAACTTGAACAACTGAACAGCTTGGGATGTATGACTAATATGAATTTGGTactaacaaaacagaatttgcttCATATGGAGTTACTGTTGCTAGAAACGTTTCAGTGGAATTTGTGCCTCCCAACTGCTGCTCATTTCATCGACTATTATCTTTCTATTGCTGTCCATGAAACTGATCTTCATGATGGCTGGCCAATGGTTTGCTTGGAGAAGACTAAGTTATATATGGCAAAATATGCTGATTACTTTCTTGAAGTATCGCTACAAG ATCATGCATTCTTAAATTATGCCCCTTCTTTAGTTGCCACTGCATGTGTAGCTTCTTCAAGGATTATCTTACGCCTCTCACCAACATGGCCTACTCGACTGCATCATCTTACTGCATACTCCTGGGATTTTCTAGTGCCATGTATTGAACGCCTATTAAT TGCACATGATAATGATGTGAAggaagcaaacaagcaaaaaggaCAACACGCTCAGTCTGCTCAACATACTGTATTTCAGACCCCAGGCCCGACTGCCCAGCAGGCTAATGTTCAACCACACATACCACAGTATCTCCAAGCTCATCAGTCTTCATTACAGTATCATCATCAGACAtcacaacagcaaaactgtCAGCAGATAGTATCAGCTAATCACACAGCATCTTATCCACTTCAGACTTGCCCTGCTGCCTTACAGTCTAGTGTCCAGGCTCGATCCCATGTACAGACTGGTGCTGCTATGTCACTAGCTGTTCCTCTAGAAGTGAAGCCATGTATAAGTGTCTCCTACAACCGGAGTTACCAAGTGAATGGACGATATTCCTGTGTTACTCCCTGCTTTGAGAGGTGA